Proteins from a genomic interval of Thamnophis elegans isolate rThaEle1 chromosome 2, rThaEle1.pri, whole genome shotgun sequence:
- the PFKFB4 gene encoding 6-phosphofructo-2-kinase/fructose-2,6-bisphosphatase 4 isoform X2: MASSPARELTQNPLQKIWVPYSNGLPAKHSAQRGVCMTNCPTLIVMVGLPARGKTYISKKLTRYLNWIGVPTKEFNVGQYRRDLVKTYKSFEFFLPDNKEALKIRKKCALAALNDVRRYLCEENGHVAVFDATNTTRERRDTIYKFGEENGFKTFFVESVCVDPEVIAANIVQVKLGSPDYVDCASDEATEDFMKRIECYKNSYETLDENLDKDLSYIKIMDVGRSYLVNHVMDHIQSRIVYYLMNIHVTPRSIYLCRHGESELNLKGRIGGDTGLSHRGKEFAKSLGQFINDQNIKDLKVWTSQMKRTIQTAEALRVPYEQWKVLNEIDAGVCEEMTYEEIQENYPLEFALRDQDKYRYRYPKGESYEDLVQRLEPVIMELERQENVLVICHQAVMRCLIAYFLDKPAEQLPYLKCPLHTVLKLTPVAYGCKVESIFLNVEAVNTHRDKPQNVCVSRSREEALRTVPNHV, from the exons ATGGCGTCTTCGCCGGCTCGAGAGCTCACGCAGAACCCCCTGCAGAAGATCTGGGTACCCTACAGCAATGGGCTTCCGGCGAAACACAGCGCGCAACGCGGCG TATGCATGACAAATTGTCCTACTCTGATTGTAATGGTTGGCCTTCCAGCAAGAGGAAAAACTTACATATCAAAAAAATTGACACGCTACTTAAACTGGATTGGAGTGCCTACAAAAG AGTTTAATGTTGGTCAGTACCGTCGAGATTTGGTAAAAACATACAAGTCCTTTGAATTCTTCTTGCCAGACAATAAAGAAGCCCTGAAAATCCGAAA AAAGTGTGCCTTAGCAGCACTAAATGATGTCCGGCGATATCTTTGTGAAGAAAATGGGCATGTGGCA GTTTTTGATGCAACAAATACTACAAGGGAACGTAGAGACACCATATATAAGTTTGGTGAAGAAAATGGATTTAAG ACATTTTTTGTGGAGTCAGTATGCGTTGATCCTGAGGTTATTGCTGCAAATATTGTG CAAGTGAAATTAGGCAGTCCTGATTATGTTGACTGTGCTAGTGATGAAGCTACGGAAGACTTTATGAAAAGAATTGAGTGTTACAAGAATTCATATGAGACGCTGGATGAAAATCTAGACAA GGATCTTTCTTATATTAAAATCATGGATGTTGGAAGGAGTTACCTTGTAAACCATGTAATGGATCATATTCAGAGTCGGATTGTTTACTACCTCATGAATATTCATGTAACTCCTCGTTCCATCTACCTCTGTCGACACGGTGAAAGTGAACTAAATCTAAAGGGAAGAATAGGAGGAGACACGGGCTTGTCTCATAGAGGGAAAGAG TTTGCCAAGAGCTTGGGCCAGTTCATTAATGACCAAAACATCAAAGATCTGAAAGTCTGGACAAGTCAGATGAAGAGGACCATTCAGACTGCTGAGGCTCTGAGAGTGCCTTATGAACAGTGGAAAGTTTTAAATGAAATCGATGCG GGAGTCTGTGAAGAAATGACATACGAAGAAATTCAGGAAAATTATCCCTTAGAATTTGCTTTGAGAGACCAGGAtaaatacagatacagatatccTAAGGGCGAG tcttATGAAGATCTTGTTCAGAGGTTAGAGCCAGTAATTATGGAGCTGGAAAGGCAGGAAAACGTGCTTGTAATCTGTCACCAAGCTGTTATGCGTTGTTTGATTGCTTACTTTTTGGATAAGCCTGCAG aACAACTGCCTTATCTCAAGTGCCCTCTGCATACTGTCTTAAAGCTAACTCCAGTGGCTTACG
- the PFKFB4 gene encoding 6-phosphofructo-2-kinase/fructose-2,6-bisphosphatase 4 isoform X1 has protein sequence MASSPARELTQNPLQKIWVPYSNGLPAKHSAQRGVCMTNCPTLIVMVGLPARGKTYISKKLTRYLNWIGVPTKEFNVGQYRRDLVKTYKSFEFFLPDNKEALKIRKKCALAALNDVRRYLCEENGHVAVFDATNTTRERRDTIYKFGEENGFKTFFVESVCVDPEVIAANIVQVKLGSPDYVDCASDEATEDFMKRIECYKNSYETLDENLDKDLSYIKIMDVGRSYLVNHVMDHIQSRIVYYLMNIHVTPRSIYLCRHGESELNLKGRIGGDTGLSHRGKEFAKSLGQFINDQNIKDLKVWTSQMKRTIQTAEALRVPYEQWKVLNEIDAGVCEEMTYEEIQENYPLEFALRDQDKYRYRYPKGESYEDLVQRLEPVIMELERQENVLVICHQAVMRCLIAYFLDKPAEQLPYLKCPLHTVLKLTPVAYGCKVESIFLNVEAVNTHRDKPQNVDIVRPPEDALVTVPAHL, from the exons ATGGCGTCTTCGCCGGCTCGAGAGCTCACGCAGAACCCCCTGCAGAAGATCTGGGTACCCTACAGCAATGGGCTTCCGGCGAAACACAGCGCGCAACGCGGCG TATGCATGACAAATTGTCCTACTCTGATTGTAATGGTTGGCCTTCCAGCAAGAGGAAAAACTTACATATCAAAAAAATTGACACGCTACTTAAACTGGATTGGAGTGCCTACAAAAG AGTTTAATGTTGGTCAGTACCGTCGAGATTTGGTAAAAACATACAAGTCCTTTGAATTCTTCTTGCCAGACAATAAAGAAGCCCTGAAAATCCGAAA AAAGTGTGCCTTAGCAGCACTAAATGATGTCCGGCGATATCTTTGTGAAGAAAATGGGCATGTGGCA GTTTTTGATGCAACAAATACTACAAGGGAACGTAGAGACACCATATATAAGTTTGGTGAAGAAAATGGATTTAAG ACATTTTTTGTGGAGTCAGTATGCGTTGATCCTGAGGTTATTGCTGCAAATATTGTG CAAGTGAAATTAGGCAGTCCTGATTATGTTGACTGTGCTAGTGATGAAGCTACGGAAGACTTTATGAAAAGAATTGAGTGTTACAAGAATTCATATGAGACGCTGGATGAAAATCTAGACAA GGATCTTTCTTATATTAAAATCATGGATGTTGGAAGGAGTTACCTTGTAAACCATGTAATGGATCATATTCAGAGTCGGATTGTTTACTACCTCATGAATATTCATGTAACTCCTCGTTCCATCTACCTCTGTCGACACGGTGAAAGTGAACTAAATCTAAAGGGAAGAATAGGAGGAGACACGGGCTTGTCTCATAGAGGGAAAGAG TTTGCCAAGAGCTTGGGCCAGTTCATTAATGACCAAAACATCAAAGATCTGAAAGTCTGGACAAGTCAGATGAAGAGGACCATTCAGACTGCTGAGGCTCTGAGAGTGCCTTATGAACAGTGGAAAGTTTTAAATGAAATCGATGCG GGAGTCTGTGAAGAAATGACATACGAAGAAATTCAGGAAAATTATCCCTTAGAATTTGCTTTGAGAGACCAGGAtaaatacagatacagatatccTAAGGGCGAG tcttATGAAGATCTTGTTCAGAGGTTAGAGCCAGTAATTATGGAGCTGGAAAGGCAGGAAAACGTGCTTGTAATCTGTCACCAAGCTGTTATGCGTTGTTTGATTGCTTACTTTTTGGATAAGCCTGCAG aACAACTGCCTTATCTCAAGTGCCCTCTGCATACTGTCTTAAAGCTAACTCCAGTGGCTTACG